A genomic window from Kiritimatiellia bacterium includes:
- a CDS encoding response regulator, whose amino-acid sequence MENKDIRILLIDDEDGFRRPMEFWLKAKGYQVTGVTSGEEGLAEIERERPSIVCLDMKMPGMNGLETLGKIREKDKKLPVIMITAYGTGKDMEEAEGLGVSGFFRKDDDFATAARLIVIALESARTV is encoded by the coding sequence ATGGAAAACAAGGACATACGCATATTGCTGATTGACGACGAAGACGGCTTCCGGCGGCCGATGGAATTCTGGCTCAAGGCCAAGGGCTACCAGGTAACCGGCGTGACCAGCGGCGAGGAAGGCCTCGCTGAAATTGAACGCGAACGGCCGTCTATAGTCTGTTTGGACATGAAAATGCCCGGCATGAACGGCCTGGAAACCCTGGGCAAAATCAGGGAAAAAGACAAAAAACTGCCGGTCATCATGATCACGGCCTACGGCACCGGCAAGGACATGGAGGAAGCCGAAGGCCTCGGCGTATCGGGATTCTTCAGAAAGGACGATGACTTTGCCACGGCCGCCCGACTGATCGTGATCGCCCTGGAATCCGCCCGGACCGTTTAA
- a CDS encoding DMT family transporter, whose amino-acid sequence MKTIGLLSLLGGVALFSTVEVAAKIIGPNVLPFQMVFLRFFFTGVILLALSLPSFLKSGLELKPRDFGLFAVNGAVGIAVSVSLFHLAILFFEKAASCAVVFSANPIFVIILARFVNNEPWSIPKWTALALGAAGIALFAWESGAFTMQSLAALGIMTVSAAFFALSICISRRLVPRYGVFILMGFSALFGSLLALPFALASFLRHGAGGLIDAWLPVLYLTLVGTTLAYGLYYYGLRHCTAFQAAMMFFLKPVLASVFAAVILREHINSFMVGGGFLIISGLAVMVSGYLLTRREKA is encoded by the coding sequence ATGAAAACCATCGGCCTCTTGTCCCTGCTGGGAGGCGTGGCGCTTTTCAGCACGGTGGAGGTGGCCGCCAAGATAATCGGCCCGAACGTCCTCCCGTTTCAGATGGTCTTTCTCCGTTTCTTTTTCACCGGCGTCATTCTGCTGGCGCTTTCTCTGCCGTCATTTCTGAAAAGCGGCCTGGAATTGAAACCGAGAGATTTCGGTCTGTTTGCCGTTAACGGCGCCGTGGGAATTGCCGTATCCGTATCGCTCTTTCATCTGGCGATCCTGTTTTTTGAGAAGGCCGCCTCCTGCGCGGTGGTCTTCAGCGCCAATCCGATTTTTGTCATCATTCTCGCGCGTTTTGTCAACAATGAGCCGTGGAGTATTCCAAAATGGACGGCCCTGGCATTGGGCGCGGCGGGCATTGCCCTGTTTGCATGGGAATCAGGGGCGTTTACCATGCAGTCGCTGGCGGCCCTGGGCATTATGACCGTTTCGGCGGCCTTTTTCGCCTTGAGCATCTGCATCTCGCGCCGCCTCGTTCCCCGTTACGGAGTGTTTATACTGATGGGATTTTCAGCCTTGTTCGGCAGTCTTCTGGCCCTTCCGTTTGCGTTGGCCAGTTTTCTCCGGCATGGCGCCGGTGGGCTGATTGATGCCTGGCTGCCGGTGCTTTATCTCACGCTTGTTGGGACGACGCTTGCCTACGGCCTTTATTATTACGGTCTCCGGCATTGCACGGCCTTTCAGGCCGCCATGATGTTTTTCCTCAAGCCGGTTTTGGCCTCGGTCTTTGCGGCGGTCATTCTCCGCGAACATATAAATTCATTCATGGTCGGCGGCGGTTTCCTGATTATTTCCGGCCTGGCGGTTATGGTAAGCGGTTACCTGCTGACGCGCCGGGAAAAGGCATGA
- a CDS encoding tetratricopeptide repeat protein: protein MEASEANISRRARELFDKGLVAMERDNLPYAMDMFMAVLETEPRFLKCRKFLRATSIKFMNESKKGGKAFHITAILSNLPALVRGRMALRAGDALRALGIAEKLLRLDPLNMTFVRLLCDAARKAEIQEAAIHTLNVMREYYQQDIGLLYELGNLYLEVNQPDEARKCFESITELRPNDGRALQALKNAMARDTMLKGGWDEAAKDGGSYRSIIKDAKEAAVLEADNKAVRDEQNVELLIRDTEAKVKREPDNINYRRALARLYVQINRFDDAVRMLEEGRRAAGSDPQLDQALTDIKLKQYDAEIAQCKENGDAAGMAAKEKEKRDFHFKSVQTRVARYPNDLPLRFEFGRLLYENDQYNEAIQHFQLAQRNPKFHIQTLYYLGVCFLRKEQFDLAKEQLEKAAEGLTEMNDLKKEIFYQLGALLEKTGDFEQAANRYYKEIYQADIGFRDVAAKIEQSYQKK from the coding sequence ATGGAAGCATCGGAAGCGAATATTTCACGCCGCGCCCGCGAGTTGTTTGACAAGGGCCTTGTGGCCATGGAGCGAGATAATCTTCCGTACGCCATGGATATGTTCATGGCCGTCCTGGAAACGGAGCCGCGTTTTCTCAAATGCCGCAAGTTTCTGCGCGCCACCAGCATTAAATTCATGAATGAAAGCAAGAAGGGGGGAAAAGCCTTTCATATAACCGCAATCCTTTCCAACCTGCCGGCGCTGGTCCGCGGCAGAATGGCGCTGCGCGCCGGCGACGCCCTGCGCGCACTCGGCATTGCCGAGAAACTTCTGCGGCTGGACCCGCTGAACATGACGTTTGTCCGTCTCTTGTGCGATGCGGCCCGGAAAGCCGAAATACAGGAAGCGGCCATCCATACCCTGAACGTCATGCGCGAATATTATCAACAGGATATCGGCCTGCTTTACGAGCTTGGCAACCTCTACCTGGAAGTCAACCAGCCGGATGAAGCCCGCAAATGTTTTGAATCCATTACGGAGCTGCGGCCGAACGACGGTCGGGCTTTGCAGGCCCTGAAGAACGCGATGGCGCGCGACACCATGCTCAAGGGCGGCTGGGACGAGGCCGCGAAAGACGGCGGTTCGTATCGCTCCATTATCAAAGACGCCAAGGAAGCCGCCGTGCTGGAGGCCGATAACAAGGCCGTCCGGGATGAGCAGAACGTTGAATTGCTGATTCGGGACACGGAGGCCAAAGTGAAGCGCGAGCCCGACAATATCAACTACCGCCGCGCGCTCGCCAGGCTTTATGTTCAGATCAACCGTTTTGACGATGCGGTGCGGATGCTGGAGGAGGGCCGGCGGGCGGCCGGCTCCGATCCGCAGCTGGATCAGGCCCTGACGGACATCAAGCTGAAGCAATATGACGCGGAAATAGCCCAGTGCAAAGAAAACGGCGATGCGGCCGGAATGGCCGCAAAGGAAAAAGAAAAACGCGATTTCCATTTCAAGAGCGTGCAGACGCGCGTGGCGCGCTATCCCAACGACCTGCCGCTTCGTTTTGAATTCGGCCGGCTCCTTTATGAGAACGACCAGTATAACGAGGCAATTCAACACTTCCAGCTGGCGCAACGCAATCCCAAGTTTCATATCCAGACGCTTTATTATCTAGGCGTTTGTTTCCTGCGGAAAGAGCAGTTTGATCTTGCCAAGGAACAACTGGAAAAGGCGGCGGAAGGATTGACCGAAATGAATGACCTCAAAAAAGAGATATTTTACCAGTTGGGCGCTCTCCTGGAAAAAACCGGCGATTTTGAGCAGGCCGCCAACCGTTATTACAAGGAAATATATCAGGCGGATATCGGCTTCAGGGATGTTGCGGCCAAGATTGAACAGTCTTACCAGAAAAAATAG